The following DNA comes from Rhinolophus sinicus isolate RSC01 linkage group LG06, ASM3656204v1, whole genome shotgun sequence.
AGGTGGAGGACGCTGGGCGCGTCCTGGAAGGCATCAGTAAGAGCATCTCCTACGACCTGGACGGGGAAGAGAGCTACGGCAAGTACCTGCGCCGGGAATCTCACCAGATAGGGGACGCCTACTCCAACTCAGACAAGTCCCTCACTGAGCTGGAAAGCAAGTTCAAGCAGGGCCAGGAACAGGACAGCCGGCAGGAGAGCAGGCTCAACGAGGACTTCTTGGGTATGCTGGTCCACACCAAGTCCCTGCTGAAGGAGACGCTCGATATTTCTGTGGGGCTCAGGGACAGATACGAGCTGCTGGCCCTCACCATCAGGAGCCATGGGACCCGGCTAGGTCGGCTGAAAAATGATTATCTGAAAGTGTAGGTGGAGAGGCACACTGCCAGGAGAGGACATCAAATCAGCCCCTTCGTGGAGCGTGGGGGACAACAGAGCGGGCTAATATTTCCCTGATACTTATTATTTTGTACATCCAGATTTGCACTTGGAGAATGAGCTGAAGtcatctttaa
Coding sequences within:
- the FIBIN gene encoding fin bud initiation factor homolog, producing MVFLTFLWMGFFCHLCQGYFDGPLYPEMSNGTLHHYFVPDGDYEENDDPEKCQLLFRVSDHRRCSQGEGSQASSLLSLTLREEFTVLGRQVEDAGRVLEGISKSISYDLDGEESYGKYLRRESHQIGDAYSNSDKSLTELESKFKQGQEQDSRQESRLNEDFLGMLVHTKSLLKETLDISVGLRDRYELLALTIRSHGTRLGRLKNDYLKV